cttagcaagccctaaactggcccaattgtccctgcctcgtcagcaacttaatcacacaagtctgacTCTCGCGATCCGCGGCCACAACAGGCTGCAAAACAGGTCACAAATTCCGTCTAATGCCAGCTTTATACTTCTGTAATACCTGTCataaaaaataccaatatgggcagtatgtTTGCACtaaatatcatagaaaaatagtaattttaagcccgTAAAAGTAGGTATATTTTACACCCAataaaatcccccaaacttcaaccttgcttgtcctcaagcaagcaaacaagaaaaagtttaaaccctttaagcatcagttgaaaatctgcaatcaagaattggcagCACAAGTACTatttcattatttcaatgcaatcTTGACATCCGGTAGAAAGTTGCACAGCCttaactctgctcacaaccactttaGTCTACACAATTATTTTCGcacaccctcaccaaggtacacacataatatatagaagagaagtttcactcaagtgtataagggtggtgtttactctcttatgaattcataacctgcagccatatgctcacatgttcaccaatcttacttcacactaaaattttcattcaataaatcagaaggactttattggggcaagaaatttggctaaggaaggctcaaaaatgaacaaaataaatgtAAACTGGATttaaactaaagtcatcataatccaatcacaagcaagctcaatgcaacaaggataagcGTCAATGAATAACATAGGTTAGATACGGGTATGGTTTAACaaaatatgtgatgatcatgccatatatcacacggtctcaaaaataggcatccatcataagactaatcctaactccatctaccCGAACCAACATAATtaagtactaaaaaaaaaacgcCCTCCACTCCAAATCAATGAGTCAGAGTATCAGCAAACTAGCTAGACATCAGCTCTCAACCACAGAACATCAGGGTAAGCTCCCATCACGGATCAgatcaaacatctccctctaTTGAGCTTCAAATCGATGCATTgcctccttcatctcatgcatatgtgTTCCAATACTCATTTGGAGTGACTCAACTGTTGATTCAAAATGCTCCAATCGGGTGATCACCTACCCCTGCAaactcccaacttgctcaacctCGACACCCAAATCAGTCACTTTCTCCTCAACAGCTTCCAACCTTTCGTCCAAACTACCACACCCTGCACCATCATTTCCTTCTTCAGTATTATGCACCCGAGACTCCTCAGCTGTCCCAGAAGTTTTCTGTTGCTGCCTAACAAGCTGCACCtcacttctatcaaaccaaaacctgttcagaggtgctttccttttctcctgaaCATCACCCAACTCCTTTTCCACACTTTCAGCAAGACATAAGGTAGTAATCAATACCCCAAATGGCAGCACTTGACCAGGTTTGTTATCCTTTTTCACTTTAacaatgtgatcatatatagtacttgccatgcaaaaatccaaatcacagataatggcatacatcaaatagcaagattttgcattgacagtggaaagatgagtcacaggtatgacattcctggtcactatctgagctaacagtctataaggctgcatcaaatctacatataaaatcacatttttgttcggcTCATCACTATAGTTCCCAGTCAAAGTTTCCACTACAATTCTCCAATCAGACCACACAGTGTCAACATTCGAGgttccaaaatccctaaatttaaagctaggtttcttcaatggttcgGGTAAGCTCAAAACAGATGAAACCCTCCTTGGGTTGAAAAAGAATTGCTTACCTCGCACATATGCCATACAATGGTTATCATTGACTATTAAATTGGCATAAAACTCGTAAACCAGTTGTCGAATAGCCACACCTGGAACACTGGTGATGCCGAGACACCCCCTCTCCTTCAATTTGTAATACCAATTAACCCGCTGGAAGTGCTTCACTACCACATGACGTTCCACATGCAAAGCCCTCTTGGACGACACTTTCTCACACTCGATCTGCACCTCAGGGGATATGAATCGGTCAAAACTCTCCTCTTCTTCCACAGGGACATCCGAACTTGCACCcacctttcccttctttttgctcgctaactccttcttcctctttgcacttcttGTAGCCATTAGTGAACCCGGTATTGCTGCCAAATCTCTTTTTTAGGAAGGTAACTCTTTTGGACAGAGGAGGTAAAAGGTTAGGGATTGCGGCTGTGGGTAATAGGCACCAACCTTTCTCCGTatatatcttcttttctttttttttctcgtctttttttttttttacggaCATGGGTTACTGCTTATTTGGATCTGCTTCAGGCCACACTTATGTCacaaaaaggctacaaagtcCCCAGAACTCTGCTTATACACTTCTCTCCACTATTCAGACTTATCTCCTTTCAACACCACACTTGAACTTCTCATCACCTTCTCAATAACCTTCCAAACACTTCAACCATAGTCTCATAATGGATTctattttatgacttatgacacagGCATAACACATCACATAGATGGGAGGGTTTAGCGCAAGAGCAGAATATTTAATCAAAAGACTGGGAGCAAAGGCAgggttcaaggtaggccaacATTGACAAAGAaggccttcatcactttcaaagaacaaaaacatagtatcTATTttagatggtctaatgcaagttctagctatacaacatcatgaaattcatagcacataaaatttctgaaggctcctcacaagtTAATTGATGCTGCAAATAATATGTAAACTAAgtagacattcattgcaaaagattatgtaaataatcacaccatcagtctcaaaggcacttcataacaattaagcacaagtatgtcaattctcttctcaaaacaatttcaaatgtttttaaaaaaaatttcggcaaaagcaaattccctctcccccaaactaGAAGTTGACATTATCCTCAATGtttaagaagaaaacaaaacgaaAATTTGCAATGACAAAAATGAATGACAAAAgtgaatgaaagaaaagaaagagagacttagctgatttaaTTGTCAAAATGGTgctcctcttccacatgggttacctcccatgaagtgctaaatttattgtcttcagccagacATAGCCTTGGATTCGGTCAGACATCAATagagtggagatataccacttcatccacaggaacttgtacattctcccaataaggcttcacttgatggccattaaccttaaatgtCTGATCAGAATCCGgatgttttaactctaatgcaCCGTGAGGGAACACTGCTTGGATCACATACGATCCATGCCACTTGGATTTGAGCTTTCCCGGAAACAATTTCAAACGAGAGTTATATACCAGCACCTTCTGTCCAACAGAAAAAGTTTTCcgtacaagcttcttgtcatggtactgCTTCGCTCGCTCCTTGTATAATTtggcattctcataggcttcatgccgtaattcttcaagctcgttcAGTTGCAAACGACGCCTGTCTCCAGCTGCCTTTATGTCAAAATTGAGCTTTTTAATGGCCCAATAAGCTCGATGCTCTAATTCAACTGGCAAGTGACACTCTTTCCCATAAATTGACCGGAACAGAGACATCCCTATTGGTGTTTTGTAAGCCGTTCGGTATGCCCATAAAGCATCAGTCAACcgaagagaccaatcttttctatttggattcaccgttttctcaagaatggtcttgatttctctattgcttatctccacttgcccactcgtctgaggatgatatggggtgcccacccggtgagtgatcccatatttcttcattaaggcggaacatgcataattattgaagtgcctgccaccatcactaatgatCGCTCGTGGCATCCtaaaacgagagaaaatattgtcctgcaaaaacttcacaactactcgatgatcattagttcgTGAGGGGACAAcctcgacccatttggacacataatcaacaccaactaaaatatattcaaaaccaaaagagttaggaaaaggaccaatgaagtcaattccccatacatcaaaaagttcaatgacCTGAATATTTGTTAATGGCATTTGATCCCTGACAGCTATGTTCCCCGTCCGTTGGCATCTATCACACTTCTTGCAAAAAATCCAAGCAtttttaaaaatagtaggccaataaaatccagtttggaataccttaagtgcagtctttttaggccttaagtggcctccacatgcataggcatgacaatgattcaagatctcttgttgttcactttgtgctacacatctacgaataatttgatccgggcAAATCTTAAAgaggtaaggatcatcccatatgtAATTTTTAGCCCTTGAAATTATTCGCTTCCTTTCCTGGTAAGACAAATCAAtaggaaaagaattagtaagaagataattcacaatgtcaacataccatggcagtgtgtttatggaCAGGAGCTGCTCATCTGGAAAAGAGTCACCCAAAGGAAGTTCTTCATGTTCATTGTTAGGTAGCAGTCGAGAAAGATGATCAGCCACTACATTCtcacttccctttttatctttaatctccaagtcGAACTCCTGCGAAAGAAGTACCCAGCGTattaacctaggcttggcatcctTTTTAGTCATTAAATACCTCAATGCAGCATGGTCCGTACACACAATAACTCGGGAGCCAATGAGgtaagatctgaatttttccaatgcaaaaatcaccgccaataattctttttccgttgttgaataattcagctgagcatcattcatggtgcGAAAAGCATAATAGATGGCATATGGTGTCTTATTTTTCAGCTGGCCCAGAACAGCTCCCAGCGAATAATCACTGGCGTCAcacattaactcaaatggcaGCTCCCAATCAGGTGCTTGCATAATAGGAACTGAAGTGAGTGCTTGTTTTAACTTATCAAATGTTGTCCGACAGTCATCTGTCCATACAAATTCAGCATCCTTTGTcagcaatacacacaaaggGTTGCGAgatcttggaaaagtcttttaTAAATCTTCGGTAAAACcccgcatgaccaagaaaactccgcaCACCCTTTACTGTGGTAGGATGAGGCAGCTTTGATATGACTTCGATTTTTGCCTTGTCGACTTCAATGCCACGGCTGGAAATCAGatgacccaacacaattccttcttTCACCATaaagtgacatttttcccaattcaaaacaaggttggtttcttcacacctctctaacaacaacctcaaatgctcaagacattcatcaaaatcagctccaaatacactgaaatcatccatgaaaacttcaataaacttctctaccatgtcagagaaaat
This genomic window from Tripterygium wilfordii isolate XIE 37 chromosome 9, ASM1340144v1, whole genome shotgun sequence contains:
- the LOC120005982 gene encoding uncharacterized protein LOC120005982; amino-acid sequence: MSLFRSIYGKECHLPVELEHRAYWAIKKLNFDIKAAGDRRRLQLNELEELRHEAYENAKLYKERAKQYHDKKLVRKTFSVGQKVLVYNSRLKLFPGKLKSKWHGSYVIQAVFPHGALELKHPDSDQTFKVNGHQVIEKVMRSSSVVLKGDKSE